A genome region from Gallus gallus isolate bGalGal1 chromosome 9, bGalGal1.mat.broiler.GRCg7b, whole genome shotgun sequence includes the following:
- the LOC124417095 gene encoding nascent polypeptide-associated complex subunit alpha, muscle-specific form isoform X1 — MGPEEKICVDEFEWNDEKEESSLLNSYGVSSKLRGSVHSRMSYNSEAFTPYRETSSHPRCPAAGRGRARAAHTVLVPCTQHGWEQRTEAPQLYPIISLYAENPHASSPLRSGGSSRPGCSTDTCSVRRAERKETARAREVPPRKKRRPQRIPRRGVPRRPLPTRPRRGTRSLEPRRRPPAPSVRSGAPTPPAVPAAGPRGPRGGRRRARPPPAEPGGAASPPGPPPPRRSPPSAPQPAGAARRRRRGRGCRPPARQARPGARSPAPSARPRRDVMAEPAQKGGGGRGGRQEDGAAAAPSYEDYECKICYNYFDLERRAPKLLECLHTFCQECLSQLHLRAAQQPPAASEPGAGPGAGPGRAAVGSLACPLCRHRTALPDHRVHGLPVNTKLAAACPPQLRARDPLPQDRLPPLPPRRPPRAREAAAALAPTPAPPARAGPRSSGGGYESCQSCKRAALSAGCVCVVVSFLSMVVLLFTGLIFVNQYGGDAGPGASASPSPVGPICLSVASVLALFSVVVTWLICWLKYRPEAAAGGAAANAPARGRAAARRTDT, encoded by the exons ATGGGACCGGAGGAGAAAATTTGTGTAGATGAATTTGAGTGGAACgatgaaaaggaagagagtTCTCTTCTAAACAGCTATGGTGTGAGCTCCAAGCTTCGTGGCTCTGTGCACTCCAGAATGTCCTACA ATTCTGAGGCGTTCACACCCTACAGGGAGACATCTTCCCACCCtcgctgccctgctgctggccgTGGCAGAGCACGGGCTGCCCACACCGTGCTGGTCCCATGCACACAGCacggctgggagcagagg aCCGAAGCTCCTCAACTTTATCCCATTATTTCACTTTATGCCGAGAATCCCCACGCAAGTTCTCCCCT GCGCAGCGGCGGCTCCTCCCGGCCcggctgcagcacagacaccTGCTCTGTGCGCCgagcagaaaggaaggaaacgGCCCGGGCACGTGAGGTTCCTCCCAGAAAGAAGCGGCGCCCGCAGCGCATCCCGCGCCGCGGCGTTCCCCGGCGGCCGCTCCCCACCCGCCCGCGCCGAGGAACGCGGAGCCTCGAGCCGAGGCGGCGCCCGCCGGCCCCTTCCGTCCGCAGCGGCGCCCCGACCCCGCCGGCCGTGCCCGCCGCAGGGCCGCGCGGCCCCAGGGGCGGGCGGCGCCGagcccgccccccgcccgcggAGCCAGGCGGCGCCGCCAGCCCGCCCGGCCCtccgccgccgcgccgctcgCCGCCTTCCGCTCCGCAGCCCGCGGGCGCGGccaggaggcggcggcggggccgcggctgccgcccgcccgcccgccagGCGCGGCCCGGAGCCCGGAGCCCGGCACCCTCCGCCCGTCCGCGGCGCGATGTTATGGCCGAGCCGGCGCAGAAGGGCGGCGGAGGGCGCGGCGGGCGGCAGGAGGATGGGGCGGCGGCCGCCCCCAGCTACGAAGACTACGAGTGCAAGATCTGCTACAACTACTTCGACCTGGAGCGGCGGGcgcccaagctgctggagtgcCTGCACACCTTCTGCCAGGAGTGCCTGAGCCAGCTGCACCTGCGCGCCGCGCAGcagccgcccgccgcctccgagccgggcgcggggccgggagcggggccgggccgggcggccgTCGGCTCCCTCGCCTGCCCGCTGTGCCGCCACCGCACGGCGCTGCCCGACCACCGCGTCCACGGCCTGCCCGTCAACACCAAGCTGGCCGCCGCCTGCCCGCCGCAGCTGCGCGCCCGCGACCCGCTGCCCCAGGACCGCctcccgccgctgccgccgcgccgcccgccccgcgcccgggaggcggcggccgcCCTCGCGCCGACCCCGGCGCCCCCCGCCCGCGCCGGGCCGCGCTCCTCGGGCGGCGGCTACGagagctgccagagctgcaaGCGGGCGGCGCTGAGCGCGGGCTGCGTGTGCGTCGTCGTCTCCTTCCTGTCCATGGTGGTGCTGCTCTTCACCGGCCTCATCTTCGTCAACCAGTACGGCGGGGACGCGGGGCCCGGCGCCTCGGCCTCGCCGTCGCCCGTGGGGCCCATCTGCCTCTCGGTGGCCAGCGTGCTCGCCCTCTTCTCCGTCGTCGTCACGTGGCTCATCTGCTGGCTCAAGTACCGGCCCGAGGCCGCCGCCGGCGGGGCCGCCGCCAACGCCcccgcgcggggccgggccgcggcccGCAGGACCGACACGTAG
- the SGPP2 gene encoding sphingosine-1-phosphate phosphatase 2 isoform X1, producing the protein MARLLGTLRGSQPVARFQRCCGLFPAGEEGGGDPAEGVRSSVVCNGGGAGGRRGAGAAGCGAPNGVRGGRGPQGCVQKYVVKNYFYYYLFKFSAALGEEIFYITFLPFIYWNIDHSVSRRMIIIWSIVMYIGQVSKDILKWPRPLSPPVVKLEMRTDAEYGMPSTHAMAATAISFSFFITTTNQYKYPFELGLTAAFVFSTLVCLSRLYTGMHTVLDVIGGALISAVLLVLLYPVWDSIDHVLLTSPFCPLLSIAVPLLLCYNYPKLDYYSPTRGDTTTILGAGAGATVGFWLNNQYVAPAHVGSTMAFPLITSTVVVLMLARFLVGLLVILLTRQLMKNVVLRVLCYCYTFPIADLDARRRLEVEVPYKFVTYSSVGFTATVIVPLLHELLGLI; encoded by the exons ATGGCCCGCTTGCTGGGCACCCTGCGCGGCTCGCAGCCCGTGGCGCGCTTCCAGCGCTGCTGCGGGCTGTTCCCCGCCGGCGAGGAGGGCGGCGGCGACCCCGCCGAGGGGGTCCGGAGCAGCGTCGTCTGCAACGGAGGCGGCGCGGGTGGGCGGCGCGGTGCGGGAGCCGCCGGCTGCGGGGCGCCCAACGGAGtgcggggcggccgcggcccGCAG GGCTGTGTACAGAAGTATGTTGTGAAGAACTACTTCTACTATTACTTATTCAAGTTTTCAGCTGCTTTGGGTGAAGAGATCTTCTATATCACTTTCCTCCCGTTTATCTACTGGAACATCGATCACTCTGTGTCCAGAAGGATGATAATCATTTGGTCT ATTGTGATGTACATAGGGCAGGTCTCCAAGGACATCCTCAAGTGGCCGCGGCCCCTCTCACCACCTGTTGTGAAGCTGGAGATGAGGACGGATGCGGAGTATGGGATGCCTTCCACCCACGCCATGGCAGCTACTGccatctccttctcctttttcatcACGACCACGAACCAGTACAAG taCCCGTTTGAGCTCGGCCTGACGGCAGCGTTCGTGTTCTCCACGCTGGTGTGCCTCAGCAGGCTGTACACGGGGATGCacactgtgctg GATGTGATTGGCGGGGCGCtgatctcagcagtgctgctggtgctccTGTACCCCGTGTGGGATAGCATCGACCACGTGCTGCTGACCAGCCCCTTCTGCCCGCTGCTGTCCATCGCCGTGCCCCTCCTGCTGTGCTACAACTACCCCAAGCTGGACTATTACAGCCCCACCCGCGGGGACACCACCACCATCCTCGGGGCCGGAGCCGGCGCGACTGTGGGGTTTTGGTTGAACAACCAGTACGTGGCACCTGCCCATGTGGGCAGCACCATGGCATTTCCTCTCATCACCAGTACCGTGGTGGTGCTCATGCTGGCCAGGTTCTTAGTAGGGCTCCTCGTGATCCTGCTGACACGGCAGCTGATGAAGAACGTGGTCCTGCGCGTGCTGTGCTACTGCTACACGTTCCCCATCGCCGACCTGGATGCCCGGAGGAGGCTGGAAGTAGAGGTGCCATATAAATTTGTAACATATTCATCAGTGGGCTTCACTGCTACCGTCATTGTGCCACTGCTGCACGAGCTGTTGGGGCTGATTTGA
- the SGPP2 gene encoding sphingosine-1-phosphate phosphatase 2 isoform X2, with protein MIIIWSIVMYIGQVSKDILKWPRPLSPPVVKLEMRTDAEYGMPSTHAMAATAISFSFFITTTNQYKYPFELGLTAAFVFSTLVCLSRLYTGMHTVLDVIGGALISAVLLVLLYPVWDSIDHVLLTSPFCPLLSIAVPLLLCYNYPKLDYYSPTRGDTTTILGAGAGATVGFWLNNQYVAPAHVGSTMAFPLITSTVVVLMLARFLVGLLVILLTRQLMKNVVLRVLCYCYTFPIADLDARRRLEVEVPYKFVTYSSVGFTATVIVPLLHELLGLI; from the exons ATGATAATCATTTGGTCT ATTGTGATGTACATAGGGCAGGTCTCCAAGGACATCCTCAAGTGGCCGCGGCCCCTCTCACCACCTGTTGTGAAGCTGGAGATGAGGACGGATGCGGAGTATGGGATGCCTTCCACCCACGCCATGGCAGCTACTGccatctccttctcctttttcatcACGACCACGAACCAGTACAAG taCCCGTTTGAGCTCGGCCTGACGGCAGCGTTCGTGTTCTCCACGCTGGTGTGCCTCAGCAGGCTGTACACGGGGATGCacactgtgctg GATGTGATTGGCGGGGCGCtgatctcagcagtgctgctggtgctccTGTACCCCGTGTGGGATAGCATCGACCACGTGCTGCTGACCAGCCCCTTCTGCCCGCTGCTGTCCATCGCCGTGCCCCTCCTGCTGTGCTACAACTACCCCAAGCTGGACTATTACAGCCCCACCCGCGGGGACACCACCACCATCCTCGGGGCCGGAGCCGGCGCGACTGTGGGGTTTTGGTTGAACAACCAGTACGTGGCACCTGCCCATGTGGGCAGCACCATGGCATTTCCTCTCATCACCAGTACCGTGGTGGTGCTCATGCTGGCCAGGTTCTTAGTAGGGCTCCTCGTGATCCTGCTGACACGGCAGCTGATGAAGAACGTGGTCCTGCGCGTGCTGTGCTACTGCTACACGTTCCCCATCGCCGACCTGGATGCCCGGAGGAGGCTGGAAGTAGAGGTGCCATATAAATTTGTAACATATTCATCAGTGGGCTTCACTGCTACCGTCATTGTGCCACTGCTGCACGAGCTGTTGGGGCTGATTTGA